CTCGTTAGCCAACGACCAATACACCAGCATTGTCCGTTCTAAAGAAACTCGCAGGCCAGACCGCCATCTATGGATTGAGTTCCATTGTGGCGCGGTTTCTCAACTACCTGTTGGTACCGTTGCATACCGCTGTCTTTGTGCCGCAGCAATATGGCATCATCACCGAGATGTATGCCTACGTGGCCTTCCTCATCATCCTGCTCACCTACGGAATGGAAACGGCTTTCTTCCGTTTTAACTCAAAGGAAGGGCAAGAGCCGAAAACCGTATTCTCCACCATCCTGAGTTCGCTGCTCGGAACCACTTCCATGTTCATTCTGATGGCCGTGGTATTTGCCCAACCCATTGCCGATTGGTTGCTGTATCCCGACAATAAGGAATACGTGGTGTGGTTCGCCATCATCGTTGGTCTGGATGCCGTTTCGTCAATCCCATTGGCGCGACTCCGTTCGCAGAACAAGGCCAAGACATTCGCTGGGGTCAATATTGCCAATGTGGCCGTAAATGTTGGGCTGAACCTGTTCTTCCTCAAATACTGTCTGCCCTTGGTGAAAAGTGGTGGCGGCAACTGGCTTACCGACACGTTCTACGACCCGAACACAGGGGTCGGCTACGTGTTCATTGCCAACCTTTTGGCAAGTATCGTCAAGTTCCTGCTGCTGTCGCCAACCATGATCAGCGGGTTTGTCCGCCCTCATTTCCAACTGCTCAAACCCATGCTCATTTATGCCTTGCCATTACTGGTGGCAGGTTTGGCAGGGATGATGAATGAGATGTTCGACCGTGTAATGCTGAAGCGGCTGCTTATCCCGACCAAAGGAATGGATGCGGCCATGTTTCAATTGGGCATTTATGGGGCGTGCTACAAACTTTCCATCATCATTTCGTTGATGATACAGGCGTTCCGCTACGCGGCAGAACCGTTCTTCTTTTCGCAAGAGAAGGAAGCTGGCAGCAGACAGCTCTACGCCAAGGTCATGACCTATTTCGTGTGGGTATTGGCGGGCACCTTCCTGTTCGTGATGCTCTATCTCGACCTCTTCAAACACTTTATTCCGAACAAGATATACTGGGAAGGGCTCAAGGTCGTTCCGATATTGCTCATGGCAAACATTTTCCTCGGCATCTATTATAATCAGTCGGTGTGGTACAAGCTCACCGACAAGACCAGCTATGGCGCGGGGTTGGCCATCTTCGGGGCCATCATCACCTTGGTTTTGAACCTCCTCTTCATCCCCAAATACGGGTACATGGCATCGGCCTGGGCCACATTTGCCTGTTACGGTTCCATGATGGTGGTGTCTTATCTGCTTGGCAGGAAGTTCTACCCCGTTCCGTACGAGTTGGGCAAACTGACGCTGATGGTCGGTGGGGCCGTGGTTTTATACTGGGCAAGTGTCGTTCTTCGCGTTTCCGAAATGCCGTACGCCTTGGCCATCAACGTGATATTTTTACTGAGTTATGCGGCACTTTCGTGGTTCTTGCTCCGCCCCAATTTCAAGCTGAACAGGTGAGGTTCATTGCAGTCAAAAACCGTTTTAAACCAATGAGATGCAAGACATGATTTTTTGTAATAGCCCAAGCTCTTTCAACAAAATCATAACGAAGTCAGATCGTTGGTTTTGGGAGGTTCCGAAAGGGTTTCCACAGTCTAACGCATTCTTCCTCAAAATTTTTTGCATTATCTCGATAGTGCTTCAAAATTTTGAGTTGACTTCGAAAAGCCTGTGGAAATTTTGACGCTAATGAACCCCATCTGTTCAGCTTCCGTAGCTTTGCACGGCTTTTCACGAACCGAAACTGAATGGAAGTAGAAGTAGTCAATCGTTCAACCCACCATCTGCCCAATTACGAAACGGAGCTTTCGGCAGGCATGGATCTGCGGGCGAACATTGAAGTGGACATCGAACTGAAAAGCCTGGAACGCGCATTGGTACCAACGGGGCTGTTCATCGCGTTGCCCAAAGGAACAGAAGCGCAGATACGTCCGCGAAGCGGTATGGCCTACAAGCACGGTCTGACGGTTTTGAATTCGCCCGGAACCATTGATGCAGACTACCGTGGCGAGGTGAAAGTGCTGCTTGTCAACCTTTCGAACGAACCGTTTGTTATCAAGAACGGTGAGCGCATTGCCCAGATGGTGGTGGCAAAACACGAGCAGGTAGCTTGGAAAGAAGTGGAAACATTGAACGAAACGGTCCGCGGTGCAGGCGGATTCGGACACACAGGAAAGCATTGAGGAGACTGTTGCACATAGTACCGTTGGTGGTGTTGATGTTGGCCGTAAGTGTCGCATCCGCACAGCGGAGAAAGAAGAAGGAGAAAGGCCCCAGCTACGAGGAGCAGCGGCAGATAACCGAACTGTTCTTTGATGCCAGCAAGGAGAAGATGCTCGGCAACTACGAGGAGGCGGCCGCGCTGTACCACGAATGCATCAAGATCTATCCGAAACATGCTGCCTCGTACTACGAGTTGGGAAACCTGCTCACCATGAGCCAGCATGTAGACGAAGCGCTGCCCTTTGCCAAACGCGCGCTGGAACTCGACCCCGACAATGAGTGGTATGCGCTTTTTGCCGCAGAGATCCTTATGAATCTGAATGATTTTGAGCTTGCCGCCAAGATCTATGAAAGGCTGGTGGAACAGCATCCCGAAAAGGTGGAATACATGTACGAGCTGGCCACCACGTACATCTACATGAACAAGCCTGAAAAGGCGATTGACGCTTACAACAAGATCGAGGAACAATTGGGTGTGAGCGAGGAGATCTCGGTTCAAAAAGAGAAGATCTATTTGCAACTTGACCGTTTGGATGACGCGGTGAAAGAGCTGGAAAACCTGATCGCGAACTTCCCTGGCGAGCAACGCTATTTGGGTATGCTGGCGGAAGTTTACACCGCCAACGACATGCTGGATAAGGCATACGAAGTGTATGAGCGCATGATCAAAAACGATCCTGATGACCCGATCCTGCATCTGAATCTGGCGGAGTATTTCAAGAAGAAAGATGATTACGACCGTTCGTTCGAGGAACTGAAAGAAGCTTTCGGAAGCCCTGCGCTGGACATTGATCAGAAGATTCAGGTGATGATGTCCTATTACAATCTCACCGAAGGGAACGACAAGTTGCTTTCACAGGCCTATGAACTGCTTGACCTTCTGACCGCAGCACACCCGAAAGACGCCAAGGCATTTGCCATGAAGGCCGATTTTCTGCAACGCGATGGCAGGATCAAAGAAGCACGTGAGTCATTCTACAAGACCGTTGCCTTGGACAGCAGCCGATTCATGATCTGGAGTTCATTGGTGAACACGAGCTATGAGTTGGGCGATTATGACGCCATGGAACGCGACAGTCGCAAGGCGCTGGAACTGTTCCCAAACCAAGGTTTGATGTACCTGATGAACGGCATTGCCAACAACAGCCTGAAGCGGTATAAGGAAGCCACAGACATTTTGAATGAAGGTGAGGTTTTCACCCGTTCGGACACGTACCTGAATGTACAATTGCTTTCTGTTCTGGCGGATGCCTACAACAACTTGAAGCAGTATCAGGAATCGGACGAGGCATTTGATAAGGCGCTTAAAAAAGACCCTGTGAATGCGCTCATTCTGAACAATTACGCCTACTTCCTTTCGCTGCGCGCAGAGAAATTGGATAAGGCCGAAGAGATGTCGCGCAGGTCGAATGTGTTGCAATCGCGGCAGCCATCTTATCAGGACACGTATGCGTGGATCCTTTATCAGGAACAGAAGTACGAAGAGGCTTTGGAATGGATTCTGAAAGCGATGGAGAACGGAGGTTCCACAAGCGGCACCATCGTGGAGCATTATGGCGACATTCTATACAAATTGGGCGAGACCGAAAAGGCGATGGAAGAATGGAAAGCGGCCTTGGAACTGGGCGACCATAGCGATGAACTTCCCGAAAAAGTAAACGGCAACAAATTGCCATAGTTCTGGAATGAAGTTTCGTCTGTACCTTTTTCTGTCCGCACTTTCATTTTCCGCACTTGTGGGTTGCAAAACCACGCAAATGGCCACGCGACCTTCTGGTCTGCCGAGCATTACCACAGCCGCGTTGCTTGATTCGGTAAGGAC
The sequence above is drawn from the Flavobacteriales bacterium genome and encodes:
- a CDS encoding dUTP diphosphatase; translation: MEVEVVNRSTHHLPNYETELSAGMDLRANIEVDIELKSLERALVPTGLFIALPKGTEAQIRPRSGMAYKHGLTVLNSPGTIDADYRGEVKVLLVNLSNEPFVIKNGERIAQMVVAKHEQVAWKEVETLNETVRGAGGFGHTGKH
- a CDS encoding tetratricopeptide repeat protein, producing the protein MRRLLHIVPLVVLMLAVSVASAQRRKKKEKGPSYEEQRQITELFFDASKEKMLGNYEEAAALYHECIKIYPKHAASYYELGNLLTMSQHVDEALPFAKRALELDPDNEWYALFAAEILMNLNDFELAAKIYERLVEQHPEKVEYMYELATTYIYMNKPEKAIDAYNKIEEQLGVSEEISVQKEKIYLQLDRLDDAVKELENLIANFPGEQRYLGMLAEVYTANDMLDKAYEVYERMIKNDPDDPILHLNLAEYFKKKDDYDRSFEELKEAFGSPALDIDQKIQVMMSYYNLTEGNDKLLSQAYELLDLLTAAHPKDAKAFAMKADFLQRDGRIKEARESFYKTVALDSSRFMIWSSLVNTSYELGDYDAMERDSRKALELFPNQGLMYLMNGIANNSLKRYKEATDILNEGEVFTRSDTYLNVQLLSVLADAYNNLKQYQESDEAFDKALKKDPVNALILNNYAYFLSLRAEKLDKAEEMSRRSNVLQSRQPSYQDTYAWILYQEQKYEEALEWILKAMENGGSTSGTIVEHYGDILYKLGETEKAMEEWKAALELGDHSDELPEKVNGNKLP
- a CDS encoding oligosaccharide flippase family protein, which translates into the protein MSVLKKLAGQTAIYGLSSIVARFLNYLLVPLHTAVFVPQQYGIITEMYAYVAFLIILLTYGMETAFFRFNSKEGQEPKTVFSTILSSLLGTTSMFILMAVVFAQPIADWLLYPDNKEYVVWFAIIVGLDAVSSIPLARLRSQNKAKTFAGVNIANVAVNVGLNLFFLKYCLPLVKSGGGNWLTDTFYDPNTGVGYVFIANLLASIVKFLLLSPTMISGFVRPHFQLLKPMLIYALPLLVAGLAGMMNEMFDRVMLKRLLIPTKGMDAAMFQLGIYGACYKLSIIISLMIQAFRYAAEPFFFSQEKEAGSRQLYAKVMTYFVWVLAGTFLFVMLYLDLFKHFIPNKIYWEGLKVVPILLMANIFLGIYYNQSVWYKLTDKTSYGAGLAIFGAIITLVLNLLFIPKYGYMASAWATFACYGSMMVVSYLLGRKFYPVPYELGKLTLMVGGAVVLYWASVVLRVSEMPYALAINVIFLLSYAALSWFLLRPNFKLNR